Part of the Chitinivibrio alkaliphilus ACht1 genome is shown below.
TTGGTACAGAATGCATCTGCCGACACGGTCCACTCTTTGTTAGGGTCAATAAGGGTAACATCACCTACGGTTCCAGGAGAGAGCTCTCCTCCTTCTACATGAAGAACCTCTGCGGGGGTAGTAGAGTGTAGGGCTACCCATTGTAAGGGAGATATCTTCTGAGAATGAACAAGCTTTGGAAGGGTTGCTCCGACGGTTGTTTCAAGACCGACAACACCGAAGGCTGCCGTATCGAAGCCACCATCTTTATCTTCGATGGTATGAGGAGCATGATCAGAAGCGATAAGGTCAATGCTTCCTGAAATAAGCCCCGCAAGAAGCGCTTCCTGATCTTCCGGGCCGCGTAAGGGTGGGTTCATTTTTTTGTATGTATCATATCCTACATCTGCATGGGTGTACCACAGATAATGCGCTGCTGTTTCTGCTGTAACAGGAACGCCTCGTTTTTTTGCTGCAGCAATAATACGGACAGCCCCTGCGCTTGAAACATGACAAATGTGAATAGGGGTATTTGTGTATTCAGCAATGGCAATATGTCGTGCCACATCGATATCTTCAGAGATAGAGGGGATTCCTGGAATTCCCCTTTGCACAGAGTAGGCTGATTCATCCATGGCACCTTCTGCGGCAAGATCTTTATCTTCACAGTGGCAAAGCACCGGAAGGGAAAACATCTTAGCATAGGTAATGGCATGCTTGAGCATGTCAGAGCGATAGACCGATTTTCCATCGTCCGACACAGCGCATGCGCCGGCCTTGTGCATCTCGCCGTACGGTGCCAGCTCTTCTCCAGCGAGGCCTTTTGACATGGCGCCCACGGGGTATACCCGAGCAGGAGAATAACGACTTTGCTGTTTGATATACCGTATTTTTGCTTCTGTATCTGTCACGGGGGTTGTGTTCGGCATACAGGCAAGTGCGGTAAACCCACCTGCGGCTGCAGCGGCAGTTCCTGTTTCAATTGTCTCCTTGTGTTCCCCTCCGGGTTCACGCAGATGCACATGTATGTCAATGAGCCCGGGGGTAATCCATTTGCCAGTTGCATCAATGGTTACGGTGGGGGTGAAATTGGAGGGAATCGTTCCTACTGCATATATTTTCCCGTCCAAGAGGGCCACATCCCCCACTTCGTCACGATTGTTTTTGGGATCAAGAATTCGCCCGTCGCGAATCAATATGGCGTCTTTCTTGCCCGTTCTTTGGGATACTTCTTTGGTATGTTCATTGTACATTGTCACCTCCGCCGAGTAGATACAGCACAGCCATTCGTGTCGCCACACCGTTTGTTACCTGATCAAGAATTAAAGAATTATCGCTGTCAGCAACATCTGAAGCAAGTTCAACGCCCCTGTTTATTGGTCCTGGATGCATAATAAGTGCATTCTTCTGTGCCCGTTTCATTTTTTCTGCATCAATCCCAAAAAAAGAACGATACTCCCGTACAGAGGGAAAGAGACCTCGTTGCTGCCGTTCAAGCTGAGGGCGTAAGAGCATAATTACATCAGCATCTTCAAGAGCGTCATTTACATCGGTTGTGCAGGGGCACCCCAAGGCATCATGATCGTGGGGGAGAAGAGTTGAAGGAGCGCAGAGAGTGACATTCATCCCAAGGGTTTTCATGCCCCAGATATTAGAACGGGCAACCCTGCTATGAAGTATATCGCCTACAATGGTAACTTTTAGGCCCTCCAATCGCCGAAGCCGTTGTCGTATGGTCATAATATCGAGAAGTGCTTGGGTTGGATGTTCGTTATAGCCGTCCCCAGCATTAATAATAACAGCATCGGTACAGGTGGTTAAAAAAAGAGGTATTCCTGCACTCTGATGTCGCACCACTATCATGTCAATCTTCATGGCTTCTATATTTTGTATTGTATCCTTGAGGGTTTCCCCCTTCGACACAGAAGAGCCGGAGGTTGAAAAATTAAGGGGATTTGCAGAAAGTCGTTTTTCAGCCATTTCAAAGGAAAGTCGTGTCCGCGTAGAGTTTTCATAGAAAAAATTAACCACTGTTTTCCCGCGGAGCGGCGGCACTACTTTTACTTCTCGCTGCAACACTTCATGAAATGTATCCGCCGTATCAAGAATTGTTGTAATGTCGTCATGAGAAACCCCTTTGAGGCCAAGAAGGTGTTTGATAGAAACAGGCATTATTGTCCCTCCCGCGGAAGAATTTGTACGGCTGTCTCCACCTTGTCCACGGTGGAGCAAAATAATCGCAAGGTGTTTTCCCGTGCTACGGTAGAGATAATTCGTCCTGAATAGTCTGGCTGTATAGGGATTTCCCGTTGCCCACGATCAACCAGTACAGCTAAGCGTACAGTGCCGGGACGACCCATATCCATAAGTGCATCAAGGGCTGCACGAATTGTCCGTCCCGTGTGAAGAATATCATCAACAAGGATAAGGTTTTTTCGCGATATGTTAAAGGGGATGTCTGTTTCTCGCGCTGGGCTTCCTGCGGCAGAGTAGCGATAATCATCCCGATAGAGGGTTGTGTCGAGAACGCCAAGGGGAAGGGATATGTTTTCAAAGGATTCTATGTTGTTGCGAATTTCCTGTGCAAGCCAGACTCCCCGTGTTTGAATCCCCACCAAGGCGAGACCTTCCGGAGCAGGTTCTTCTTCAACAATCTGCAGAGATATTCTCCGTATACACTGTTCTATTTCTTTGGAATTCATAACAGTTCTGCCCGTTTGCACTGCTCCTCCGAAGGTAAAACGTTTTCACTGGTAAAATAATTTTGATATTGCCTTTTTAGCTAATTTAATTTATTTATGTCCAATGATTCGAATTGTACAAACGCAAACATGTAAGGAGTTTTGTATGAAAATGAACGTGTTGACTGCCCTGTGTGTTCTTTTGGGGATCGTCAGTGCCGTGGGGCAAAATGCTCGCATGGCCTCTCTTGGTACATGGTCGCAACAGGATGCATCAGATCTACTGTATACGCCTGCTTTGATGACCCGGTATAATGACATGATACAGGTAACGGCAAATACAAATAATGATCACACCTTCTTTGTTGCAAAGCAAATGAATAGCGCCTTTTACCTTGGTATGAGCATTGAAGCACAGGACATTGTGCGCGGACGCTTTTACTCCCGTGCTGATGATTATATCACATTCTTAGAGATTGGTATTGACCCCTTTGATATGCCGCAATTCTTTGCCGCCTTAGATCTTGGCGCATTTTCATTAGGTGTAAAAACTCTCTATGAATTTGATCTCTACCGAGCAACATCAGAGGATGATGATGGTGACACCGATACAGAGCGTGAACTTGTTTCTACCAAAGGGGTGCATCTGTCAGCACTGTTAGGGGGAGAAAATACAACGCGCTTGAAACCAACCTTTACTATAGGGCAGCTTCGTGCAAGCTCCTATGAAGAGTCAGAAGCTCTTGATTCCGAGTTTGAAGAACGTACCGATTTCGGCCTTTTGCTTTCAACCGGTCTTGAAGCACGTATTCCCACGGCGGCTGCCGAACTCGTTCTTGCCGGTGCGTGGACGCTTGAGAAATATGAGTTTGAGGAGGAAGTTGACGGTACGTCCAGTTCTTTAAGTGATAATACGTATAGCGATATTTTTTGGGACTTTCGTGCTGGCCTTGTGGGTGAGATGCTTGATAATCTTCAGTGGGTCGCAGAGTATCGTGGAGCCATTGATGTAAACAAAACAGTTACTGATCCTTCCGGTTCGAGTGATGTTACAACGCGAACACGAAATACGGCGCATACGGCGGCGCTTTCCTTTGAGAAAGCCGTAGAAGGTATCTGGCGTTTTGAGCATCTTACTCCCCGGTCTGGTTTTGCCTATACGCTTCGCCCCGGTGGTTGGTCACGGCGTAATGATGATGAAGTGCGTACATCGTGGATAAACAGTGATGGAGTTAATCTTACTACCGGTGTTGGTATGGGTCTTGGTCGTACTGCCTTAGATGTGGATGTTAACTTTGGTAATTGGGATGGTGTCTTGACTGGTCCAACCGGTGCCGCTGCAACCCTCACAGTTGATTTTGGAAGTGGCTTTGAAGCAGCCACTTCTTCTGCTGGTGAGGAGCGTGAATAAGTTTTCTGGAATATGAATTATATGAGTTTTATAGCGACCTTTCTAAATGGAGGTCGCTTCTTTTTTGTGCCTGTATTATTTTTAGGGGATATTTTTATGGGATATGCACTATGATTTTTGATGTACTCTACGGCATAACAGGCCTCCCCCTTTTCCAAAGTCGTTTTTTCGCGGCTTCTGCTGCAGTGGTTCTTGCCTTTATTGGCGGCATGCTTTTGTTTCCTCCGTATATACGACTCCTTCGCCGTTTTCATTTTAGTTCTGAGCTCGACACTGCAAAGCGGCAACCCGTAATGCCTGCGGGGATTTTCTTTATGCTTCTGCTTATTCCCATTGTGTTGCTTACATCTCGATTCAATGTGTATGTTACCTCTGCCTTGATTGTCTATTTTTGTTACAGTCTCATTGGTGCTGTAGATGACATTGCCAAAATCTATAATAAACGTCGGTTAATTCGTAAGGAAATAAGCCTTAAGGATTATCAATATAAAACAGATGGCATCTCTGCATCTTTACGGTTGGGGCTCTATCTCCTTATTGCCACCATTACGGCCATTGTGTGCTACTGTCTTATTCCGGAAATTAATAGGGTCGTTACGGTTCCTTTTTGGGGCTCTTATGAAGGGGTTGAGCTTCCCGTATATGTCTTTATTCCCCTCATGTCTCTTGTTATTGCTATTTTGGCCAACGGCGTAAACTTTACCGATGGGTTTGATACCCTTGCCACGGTGCCCCTTCTTACTAATTTTGTATTTATCGCCTTGATAGGCTACGTATCAAGCAGGCCTGACTGGAGTCGTTATTTTATTATCCCGCAAATTCAAGGTATTAATGAAATTATTCCCTTTGTTGGAGCGGTCTTGGGTGTGCTCCTTGCGTTTTTGTGGTTTAACTCTCCTCCTTCAGATATTATTATGGGTGATTCTGGATCTATCGGTTTGGGAGGGCTTCTTGGTATACTCTTTGTGTTTACGAAGTCGGAGTTTTATATGCCCATTGTTGCCTTTGTGTTTCTTGTAGAGTTTGCTTCAAGTTTTATCCAGATATTCTATTATAAAATGACAAAAAAACGAATTTTTCTCATGGCTCCCATTCATCATCATTTTGAGATACATCTGAAACGAAAAGGGGTTTTTAATCGCAAGGGTGATGTGATCTCAAAAATCACGTGGCGTTTTCATATTCTTTCCATATTTCTTCTCGTGGTGGGACTTGTCTTATACATGAAGGTGAGGTAGGAATGGTAACAGATTTGGATAGCAACTATACCTCTCCTGCGGGGAAAGAGTTTTCCCTCGTTGCAGGACGATTTGCCTGTATATCCCCTGCGAGTTCTGTCTTGGATGCAGGCTGTGGGTATGGAGAGGGAGTGTGTAATATTGCTGATGAGTTTCGGTGTAAAGCTGTGGCGGTTGACTTAAATGAAGATAATATACGTGCTGCGCGTCAACGGGCAGAAGAGCGAAAAATAAGCCATCTCATTCAATTTGAATCGGAGAACCTTCTAAACCTCTCGCCTGCGCATCACGGTTTCGATTTGATTCTTGCTGAAGGAGGTATTCTCAGCTTGCTTGGTCGTGAGACAGGTCTCTCTCTTCTTGGTGAACGTCTTGCTCCGCGAGGGTGGCTTGCTTTTTCAGACCTGATCCTTCTGACAGGCATTGAAAATATTCCCCGTGAAGTTCTTCATATTTATGAAAATTCACGCTATCATTATGAGAATGAAGCATCCTATCGAAAGATGATTACCGGTGCTGGATTTGATATTCAGTTAATGACCCTGGTACCGCCCAGCGGATGGGATAACTACTATGCTCACATGGCTCGACGACTGGAGGATAATGATGGGATGTTTGCTGACCCTGCAGTGAAAAAATTGTTTCATCGTGAAATCGATATCTTTTATCGTCTTGAGGGTTTTCGCTATATCGGCTACCTGTTCGGCATGCTGAGGAAAAAAAGCGATCTATAAAGAAACGAACGCTTATACGGGGAAAGCGTTCGTTCTCATAACTCGGGGAAGTTATGGGGCTTAAGAAGCCACTCATTGACCGTATCGGTCATACACTGCTCATACTTTATTATTTTTTTCTTAGGGAATAAAAAGTCGTTTTTGTACGTGTGTGCCCTCAGATGAACGAAGGCGAAGAATGTATATTCCTCGGGCTAGTTCGGAGAGGTCAACCTGGGTTTCTCCTGCGGGAAGAGAGAGTTTCTTTCGTTCTCCTCGAGGAGTAAACAAGAAGAGTTCTTCTGGCTTTTCAGCAAAGTTGAGTAGTCGTCCCTTTTGTGTAATAACACGGGGAGGGGCCTGCTGGTTTTTATCGGGAAGAGTTGTGGTGGGGGTGTCTTTCTGTAATATGAGAGAGTCCTTGTGGCTGGAAGATAGGATGATTTCAGCGGATTTTTCAATGCCCTCAAGCTCTGTTTGTAGGGAATAGGTGCCACGAAACCCCCGGAAATTAAGGGTGCCTTCGGCAGTTGTACGTACTTTCTTGTTTGTTGTCCACAGAGTGTCCCATAAGTACCGTATTGAATCAGCCACGGGTTTTGCACTTTTATCTACCCGGTACAGACCAGCGCCGTTGCTTCCATGTATCGGAGCAACCCACTGTTTTTTGTCCCAAAATCCCCACAGCAACATTCCTTCTACAGCAGGGTGGGAAAAGACTGTTCGTATAAATCTGCTATATTGTTCAGCCTGTTCCTCCTCACAAAGATGAAGCCCCGATTCTCGTGTTCCCATATCAAATTCCGTGATTTTTATGGGGAGTCCTGCTCTACTGAGTTCGTCAAGGCGGTGCCGTATTACTTCTGGGGAGATGGAGTTATTTCCGAAGTGTCCTTGAACACCAAGACCATGGATTGGTACATTGCGTTCACGCATGCCTGTTACCAAATCTACAAAGTTCTCTGCCTGTCCTCCTGCCAGTAAGGAGTATTCATTAAGAAACAAGCGGGCATCAGGGTCTGCCCTATGTGCCCAAATAAAGGCGGAATCAAGCAGTGCCCATTCGTTATCTGGAAAGAGGTGAACCGTCTTGCGAAATAGGGCGAGTTCATGAATGGGCTCATTCCACACATCATACTCCTGAATTTTGCCTCGATAGTAGGAGACATCACGGATAATGCGCTCACGAATTGCATCTACAAGTTCTTCCGGGGCGAGGCTGTTAGACCAGTGATCCTCAAATCCGTATTGCTGTAGCCCCCACATGAGAACATGCCCACGCAGGGGGATATCGTGCTTTTTTGCATATTCAGTGTATTTGCGCATGTTTTCTCTGTCGGGGCTTCCCGGTACAGGTTCAAAATCTACCCATTTTAAGGCATTCTCCGTAACTATTTCTGAAAAATATTCACGCGTTTTCTCTCGGTACCACGAATCATAGGGGCCAATTGTGTCAAGATTGAAGGCTGTGCCGAAGGAAAATTCGTGACGTTGGAGCTTAATCTGTACATCGGTATGCCTCATGGGGCTTCCCGTTTTGTCAAATAGGTGGAGGGAGAAATCTTCTTTGCGTATGCTGTCAATACGTGCGGGGGCATCATGGTACCATTGGTTGGTTTCATCAATTTCTTCAATTTCATACAGAGATATGTTATCTAAATGGTAGATTCCTTCACCTGTGGCAAGTCCTATATTGATAATTAATGCATCGGTTCCGCTGGTGTCGCTGTAGAAATTTCCTGAGAAATGTTGAAACTCATCTTCTTGAATATTTAAGCGAAACCCTTCTTTATACGTCCAGTCATCATAGGAGACACTGACATGAATTGGTGCGGGTCCCCGTGCATCCATGGAAAATCGGTAGAGCTGGTTTTTACGGGCAGTCCATGAAGGGACTCTAATTTGAATATGCCAGTTTTCTTCCTGTTTTTCAGATATCTCAATCTTTGCCCCGTAGTTTCCCGATGCAGCTGCTTCAGAAGATTGGAAGTTGGCTGAAAAGAGGTCTGTAGAAACGTGGTCAGCATGGGTGACTTCCCATGAAGGATCGTAGCGTTCAAAGTCTCCGGTGGGAATAAGGTTTTCTCCATGCAGGGGGAGTATCATACACGCAAGAATACTATGGAAGACATATAGTATGATTCGCCGTTGCATTGATTCCTCCAAAAAAACGGGTATAACGTATATTATACTTCGGAAAATGTGGTTGTGCAGGTTTATTTGATGAGGAGATACGGGTATGATTCTCGGGATTGGTACGGATATCGTTTCGGTGGCTCGAATTACGCGGGTATTGCAGAAAAAATATGCCCATCGCTTTATCGACCGTGTCTTCACGCCAGCAGAGCAGGAGTATTGTGAAAAACAGGTTGGCGGGCGGTATGAAAGATATGCTGCACGATGGGCCATAAAGGAAGCCCTCTACAAGGCATTGCCAGAATCGTGTCAATCTGGTGCAACATGGCGTTCTGTAGAATGTGTGCGTAGCACGGGTAAGGGGGGGGTTCATATTTGTTCGCAGGAGCTTTCGGCTCAGCTTTCTGAATATGGAGATCTGCAAGTGCATCACTCAATCAGTCATGACGGTGGTGTGGCCGTGGCCTTTGTTATATTGGAGGTGTCTCCATGATTATTGTTGGGATCGACCCGGGGACTGTCGTTACGGGGTTTGGGGTACTCTCAGTAGAACAGGGACGGGTGCAATGCCGCGAATACGGTGTCATTCGAACTGGTAGAGATGACTCCTTGGTTCGTCGTCTTCGTGATATTTATGTAAGTCTCCAGTCAATTTTAAGTCGTTGGGAGCCACAGGTGGTCTCTGTTGAAAAAGCCTTTGTCGGAAAAAATATACAGAGTGCGCTCAAGCTGGGTCAGGCACGGGGGGTTATCCTGCTTGCTGCAGATCAGGCGGGGGCATCGGTGGTTGAGTTTGCTCCCACCACGGTAAAAAAAAGTGTCGTGGGAAATGGGCGTGCGCAAAAAGAGCAGGTGGAATTTATGCTTCGTCGTATTCTCCGTCTTTCTCCAGAGCCAATTAAGGATGACGCCTTTGACGCCTTAGGGCTGGCTCTTTGTGCATACAACCATGGCAATACATATTGACTCTTCTTTTACGATGTGACAAAACGTATTTTTACAGATACAGTATGCGGGGAGCGTTACAATATGTATGAGTTTATTCGAGGAATTCATGTTAGTTCCGGTATCGATTATGCGGTGATTGATGCCGGGGGAGTCGGATACCGACTCGGCATTTCGCACAATTGCAGTATTGCCTTACCCCCCCGTGGAGAAGAGGCCTGCCTCTTTGTTCACTTTCATGTGACAGAAAATAGTCAAACTCTCTATGGGTTCATCGATCATCAAGAGCGTTCCCTCTTTGAAATTTTAATTGGTGTTAATAAGATTGGTCCGCGTGTTGCCTTAAACATTCTTTCCACTTTGACCGTGAGTGAAATTGTTTCTGCAGTTACGCAGGAGCGCCCGGCCCTGTTTACGTCCGTATCTGGGGTGGGGGCAAAAACAGCATCCCGTTTGGTGTTGGAGTTACAGGATAAGCTGGATATGGAGTTGATGGGAACCTCTCTCTCGCCTTCCACCAATGAGCATGTCGAACAGGAAGGTGCATCAGAGTATACCCTCGAAGATGAGGCTTATACTGGTCTTATAGCCCTAGGCTTTACGGATGGACAAATAAAAAAGGCTTTGGAACGTATGCGTCAGTCTGATACGGTTTGTGAGACCGTTGAGGAGTGTATTACCAAGGCATTGCAGGTGATATGAACAGTAATATAGAACGAATAGTTTCTCCCGTGAGCGAAGAGCATGATGTTGATTTGGATCGAACCCTTCGGCCGCAAACCTTCGCTGATTTTATCGGGCAGGAGCAGTTAAAACAAAATCTTTCAGTTTTTGTTGCTGCGGCAAAAAAACGGGGGGAGGCTCTCGATCACATCCTTTTTTCAGGTCCGCCGGGATTGGGAAAAACAACCCTTGCACGAATCTTGGCGAATGAAATTGGCGTTGGAATTACCATTACGTCGGGGCCAGTTTTGGAGAAAAAAGGTGATCTTGCCGGAAATGTGACGGGGTTGGAAGAGCGGGAAATTTTCTTTATTGATGAAATTCATCGGTTAAACCGAGTGGTGGAGGAGTCTCTTTACCCAGCAATAGAAGACTTCTGCTTTGATATTGTAACAGGTGAAGGGCCAGCGGCAAAATCAATTCGTCTTCCTCTCAAGCCCTTCACTTTGGTGGGGGCAACCACGCGGGCAGGGTTACTTACGGCTCCCATGCACGCGCGCTTCGGCTATGTCGGGCGTATGCAGTATTATACCCCTGAAGATCTACAAAAAATTGTTCTTCGCTCTGCAAAGCTTTTGAATATTCCCTGTGACCCCGGTGCTGCTTTAGAGCTTGGTCGCCGTTCTCGGGGGACACCCCGTATTGCAAACCGCCTACTGCGGAGAACCAGAGATGTAGCTGACGTTCGGGGCAATGGTCATATTACCACGGACCTTGTGCACAAAACCTGTAAAATGCTCGGGATAGATACGGGGGGGCTTGATGAAATGGATCGAGCGATTCTCTCCGCGATAATTACCCATTATAAGGGAGGTCCCGTAGGTATTAAGAATATTGCCGTTGTCGTAGGGGAAGAGTCTGATACAATTGAAGATGTGTACGAACCATATCTTATTCAAGCGGGGTTTCTAAAACGGACTCCAAAAGGGCGCGAAGTAACGTCTAAGACCTATGGGTACCTCGGTATGTCCCGTAAAGAGAGTTCCACGGGGCAGATTAATCTGTTTGACTTGGAAAGTGAGTGATTATGAGTTTATTTGACTTAGGCAGGCTCTTGCTGATATCTGGTGTACTTCTTTTTATACTGGGTATTCTTTTTATCTATTTTCACGACCTTCCCGATGGAAAGCTATGGGGTGATATGTTCCTTCGCCGCGGAGGGCTTAGAATTTACGTCCCCGTAACCACGACGGTATTCGTAACCCTTATTATTACCTTGGTGGTAAATATCTTTCTTCGTTAAAGTTATGAATCTTTGTTCATAATTTTTGAGTCAATTCTGTCACGTAGCAAGGTGGAAGCCTCAAAAATAGGTTTAAAACTTTTATTTACTTGTACCACCTCATTCGTACGGGGGTTTCGTGCTCGGTGTGCAGAGCGCTCCTTTGTCTTAAATCGCCCAAACCCGCGAAGCTCAATATTTCTTCCTTGTTGCAAAGCCTTGCCGATACTGTTCATAAAAGACTCTATCACAAGTTTTGTGTCGCTTTGAGTTTGATTACACTGCTCAGAGAGGCGTTCTACCACTTCCCGTTTTGTTATGTTTTTCATATGGTCTCCATATTTTTTACGATGAAACAACCCACACATTCTAGCATAGATAGAAAAAAATGTCAATTACTTTTTAAAAACCGTATCTTATGCAGGGCAAGTTTGTCGAGAGGGTGCTCTTCCAGTATTGCCTTGTATGTGTCAATGGCCTTTTGTATCTGCTCTGATTTTTCATACGCGGCTCCAATTTGATAGCGAACCAAGCGTGTATCAGGACTTCTTTGCAACGCCCTATAGAAATAGGGGAGAGCTCCGCGAGGACGTCCTTCTTTAAGATACAGTATTCCAAGATTATAGTTACTTTGCCAATGAAGGCTGTCTGTTGCTCGAACTGTCTCAAAATAGTTAGCTGCCCGTATGGGGGTATCAAGATGTGAGAAATAGAGTGTGCCGAGGAGAAAGTTCGTTTTCACATCTTCCGGTTTAAGGTGCACCGCTGTTGATAATGCTCGGGCGGCATCTTTATAGCGCTCTTTTTCTAAGAGAATTTTTCCTCTGAGGAGATGACCTTCATGGAAAAGAGGGGTTCTATGGAGCATTGTTTCAATACTTCTCAGCTGTTTCGCAGTAGCTCCTTCTTTTTTGAAGTTACTGTATGATGTAAGAAATATTCCCATGGAAGAGTGGTTGTTTTTGGAACGTAGGGCGGTGCCCAGTTTCTCTGTAATGGTGTAGTCATGGGAGTAGATACGACACCCAATAGTTTTCAGGATATGGGAATCATCTTCTATCAGAGCAAAAAATGAGGGAGAGTTGAGGCTGTCAAGAAGTTCTTTTGTGGGGAGAGCACTGGCGTAGAGAGTTTCTGCGGAAGAACTGTTTTCAAAATTCTGGATAATATAGGTAAGCACTCTTCGTGCATCTTCATGGCGGTTGACTTGCAATAGCAGTTGTGCCATGAAGAGGTGATAGGCTTTGTGGGCAGGGTCGGTTTGGCGAAGGTATTCAGTGTACTTAATAGCTGTGGATATATCTGAGCGACGAGTCGCTTCTTTTGCTGCTGCTTTATACGCCTTCCTCCGGAGTTTTTCTGAAAGCTGGGTCGATGGTTCTTCAAGGGGTGCTGCGCCTTTTGTTGATATCTCTGAAGGAGTGGCGAGTGCCCATATAATAAGAAGTGTAAGTACTGCAACGGTGAGGCTGATAGTGGTAAAGACAATAAACCCGAGGATTTGCCGTTCCCGTGAGGAGAGAGGGAGGTTTTTGATAAG
Proteins encoded:
- the ruvB gene encoding Holliday junction branch migration DNA helicase RuvB, giving the protein MNSNIERIVSPVSEEHDVDLDRTLRPQTFADFIGQEQLKQNLSVFVAAAKKRGEALDHILFSGPPGLGKTTLARILANEIGVGITITSGPVLEKKGDLAGNVTGLEEREIFFIDEIHRLNRVVEESLYPAIEDFCFDIVTGEGPAAKSIRLPLKPFTLVGATTRAGLLTAPMHARFGYVGRMQYYTPEDLQKIVLRSAKLLNIPCDPGAALELGRRSRGTPRIANRLLRRTRDVADVRGNGHITTDLVHKTCKMLGIDTGGLDEMDRAILSAIITHYKGGPVGIKNIAVVVGEESDTIEDVYEPYLIQAGFLKRTPKGREVTSKTYGYLGMSRKESSTGQINLFDLESE
- a CDS encoding DUF2905 family protein, which codes for MSLFDLGRLLLISGVLLFILGILFIYFHDLPDGKLWGDMFLRRGGLRIYVPVTTTVFVTLIITLVVNIFLR
- a CDS encoding HU family DNA-binding protein, with the protein product MKNITKREVVERLSEQCNQTQSDTKLVIESFMNSIGKALQQGRNIELRGFGRFKTKERSAHRARNPRTNEVVQVNKSFKPIFEASTLLRDRIDSKIMNKDS
- a CDS encoding tetratricopeptide repeat protein; the protein is MNKLAVFETLPLIKNLPLSSRERQILGFIVFTTISLTVAVLTLLIIWALATPSEISTKGAAPLEEPSTQLSEKLRRKAYKAAAKEATRRSDISTAIKYTEYLRQTDPAHKAYHLFMAQLLLQVNRHEDARRVLTYIIQNFENSSSAETLYASALPTKELLDSLNSPSFFALIEDDSHILKTIGCRIYSHDYTITEKLGTALRSKNNHSSMGIFLTSYSNFKKEGATAKQLRSIETMLHRTPLFHEGHLLRGKILLEKERYKDAARALSTAVHLKPEDVKTNFLLGTLYFSHLDTPIRAANYFETVRATDSLHWQSNYNLGILYLKEGRPRGALPYFYRALQRSPDTRLVRYQIGAAYEKSEQIQKAIDTYKAILEEHPLDKLALHKIRFLKSN